A genomic region of Halopelagius longus contains the following coding sequences:
- a CDS encoding molybdenum cofactor guanylyltransferase, which translates to MPVPKVPSRRRGVPTDPETEPMTAEETIDASDARRIDVGTAGVILAGGRSTRFDGGDKALASVDGVPLVVRAADAVEPLSDHLVVNCRDDQRDALADALAAVSIPTTFAPDPMADRGPLFGLRTALRHADARYAVVVPCDMPALTTAFLAHLAARAEGSTGAAVRWDGAVEPLPLAVHVRAGEVACTETLRDGRHDLRSLVEALSPAFVSESTAAAHGAPAILRDVDTRADLGSVARE; encoded by the coding sequence GTGCCGGTTCCGAAGGTACCCTCTCGGCGGCGCGGCGTCCCGACGGACCCCGAGACGGAACCGATGACGGCCGAGGAGACGATTGACGCCTCCGACGCGCGTCGAATCGACGTGGGGACCGCCGGCGTGATTCTCGCGGGCGGCCGTTCCACGCGCTTCGACGGCGGCGACAAGGCCCTCGCGTCGGTGGACGGCGTCCCGTTGGTCGTCCGCGCCGCCGACGCGGTCGAACCGCTCTCGGATCACCTCGTCGTCAACTGCCGGGACGACCAACGCGACGCCCTCGCCGACGCCCTCGCGGCGGTTTCGATCCCGACGACGTTCGCGCCCGACCCCATGGCGGACCGCGGTCCGCTGTTCGGCCTGCGAACGGCGCTCAGACACGCCGACGCTCGGTACGCTGTAGTCGTCCCCTGCGACATGCCGGCGCTGACGACGGCGTTTCTCGCTCACCTCGCCGCCCGCGCAGAGGGGTCGACGGGCGCCGCGGTGCGGTGGGACGGCGCCGTCGAACCGCTTCCGTTGGCGGTCCACGTCCGCGCCGGAGAGGTGGCCTGCACGGAGACGCTCCGGGACGGCCGACACGACCTACGGAGCCTCGTCGAGGCGCTTTCGCCCGCCTTCGTCTCGGAGTCGACCGCCGCCGCCCACGGCGCGCCGGCTATCCTCCGAGACGTGGATACGCGCGCCGACCTCGGGTCCGTCGCGCGCGAGTGA
- the nasA gene encoding assimilatory nitrate reductase NasA — translation MVRQVSTTCMRCAVGCGHVHREVEDGTGIESVRGDPAHPVNRGLACGRGIDESANPGGDWLTRPLVRRDDELVPTTWENALSVAAVRLREARESDPDEVAVLGSGQQTNEAAYALGKLARGGLGTRMYDANTTLCMASAVTAYYNAFGSDAPPPTYDDVPEADVHVVWGANPAVAHPVLFRWIADAATDGRLVVVDPVETKTVGFADDHVQLAPGGDLALAKAVLARLVETDRVDEAFVAENVEGFDELRESLPPVEAAADAAGVGLDAVDLLAEALERRTLVYWGMGVNQSVRGTATAGALVDLCLASGNLGPGSGPFSLTGQANSMGTRVCSSKGTWPGHRDFEDPAERRTVADAWDVPVERLPDDAGPGPVGIFDSDPSVVWTVATNPAAGFPDANRARAVLDDAFLVAQDAFRTETTDLADVVLPAATWGEQGGTTMNMERTVSRVRAATDIPTGVRTDLDVIAGVARRVSPGLLPKPPVEPEAVFDEFRELTAGTKADCAGISYERLEAEGAVRWPAPTPDDAGGYRYRTDDGWSFETPSGTARVSTVAFDAPDLPEPADDDYPLVLTTAREEDGYNTGVRSRDVDDPGPLEVRAAPATIDAHADALDASPDEAAGAGGDADGRPTTLVDSRRGTVAGVVEADETVPEGMLWCSIHHPATNRLTVPAVDPHSKEPNFKQCAVRLRHPTQEANRGAPSPAEAGD, via the coding sequence GTGGTGAGACAGGTTTCGACCACGTGCATGCGGTGTGCGGTCGGATGCGGGCACGTCCACCGGGAGGTGGAGGACGGCACCGGTATCGAGTCCGTCCGCGGCGACCCCGCCCATCCGGTCAACCGCGGACTCGCCTGCGGGCGGGGAATCGACGAGTCCGCGAACCCCGGCGGCGATTGGTTGACCCGCCCTCTCGTCCGCCGCGACGACGAACTCGTCCCGACGACGTGGGAGAACGCCCTCTCCGTCGCCGCGGTGCGCCTCCGGGAGGCGCGCGAGTCCGACCCCGACGAGGTGGCGGTGCTCGGAAGCGGTCAGCAGACGAACGAGGCGGCGTACGCCCTCGGGAAACTCGCCCGCGGCGGTCTCGGGACGCGGATGTACGACGCGAACACGACGCTCTGCATGGCGAGTGCGGTCACGGCGTACTACAACGCGTTCGGAAGCGACGCGCCGCCGCCGACGTACGACGACGTCCCCGAGGCCGACGTTCACGTCGTCTGGGGCGCGAACCCCGCCGTCGCCCACCCCGTGCTGTTCCGGTGGATAGCCGACGCCGCCACGGACGGCCGACTCGTCGTCGTGGACCCGGTGGAGACGAAGACGGTCGGGTTCGCCGACGACCACGTCCAACTCGCGCCGGGCGGCGACTTGGCCCTCGCGAAGGCGGTCCTCGCCCGACTGGTCGAGACGGACCGCGTCGACGAGGCGTTCGTCGCCGAGAACGTCGAGGGGTTCGACGAACTCCGCGAGTCGCTTCCGCCCGTCGAGGCCGCCGCCGACGCCGCGGGCGTCGGACTCGACGCGGTCGACCTCCTCGCGGAGGCCCTCGAACGCCGGACGCTCGTCTACTGGGGCATGGGCGTCAACCAGAGCGTTCGCGGGACGGCGACGGCGGGTGCACTCGTGGACCTCTGTCTCGCCTCCGGCAACCTCGGCCCCGGGTCCGGTCCGTTCTCGCTGACGGGACAGGCCAACTCCATGGGGACGCGGGTCTGTTCCTCGAAGGGGACCTGGCCGGGTCACCGCGACTTCGAGGACCCCGCGGAACGGCGCACCGTCGCCGACGCGTGGGACGTTCCGGTCGAACGCCTCCCCGACGACGCCGGCCCCGGTCCGGTGGGCATCTTCGACTCCGACCCCTCGGTCGTCTGGACCGTCGCCACCAACCCCGCCGCCGGGTTCCCCGACGCGAACCGGGCGCGGGCGGTTCTCGACGACGCGTTCCTCGTCGCGCAGGACGCCTTCCGGACGGAGACGACCGACCTTGCGGACGTGGTGCTTCCTGCCGCGACGTGGGGCGAACAGGGCGGGACGACGATGAACATGGAGCGGACCGTATCGCGCGTCCGCGCCGCGACGGACATCCCGACCGGCGTCCGGACGGACCTCGACGTAATCGCGGGCGTGGCCCGCCGCGTCTCGCCGGGTCTGCTCCCGAAACCGCCCGTCGAACCCGAGGCGGTGTTCGACGAGTTCCGGGAACTCACCGCCGGGACGAAGGCCGACTGCGCCGGCATCTCCTACGAGAGACTGGAGGCGGAGGGCGCGGTTCGGTGGCCCGCGCCGACGCCCGACGACGCCGGCGGGTACCGCTACCGGACCGACGACGGGTGGTCCTTCGAGACGCCCTCCGGGACGGCGCGCGTCTCGACGGTGGCGTTCGACGCGCCGGACCTCCCCGAACCGGCCGACGACGACTACCCCCTCGTGCTCACCACCGCCCGCGAGGAGGACGGCTACAACACGGGCGTTCGTTCGCGGGACGTGGACGACCCCGGCCCCCTCGAAGTCCGCGCCGCGCCGGCGACGATAGACGCCCACGCGGACGCACTCGACGCGTCGCCGGACGAGGCGGCCGGCGCCGGGGGCGACGCCGACGGCCGCCCGACGACGCTCGTGGACTCCCGGCGCGGGACCGTCGCGGGCGTCGTCGAGGCCGACGAGACGGTCCCCGAGGGGATGCTCTGGTGCAGCATCCACCACCCCGCGACGAACCGCCTCACCGTCCCCGCGGTTGACCCCCACTCGAAGGAGCCGAACTTCAAGCAGTGCGCCGTTCGCCTCCGCCACCCGACGCAGGAGGCGAACCGAGGCGCGCCCTCCCCCGCGGAGGCGGGCGACTGA
- a CDS encoding SDR family NAD(P)-dependent oxidoreductase has translation MPDTDAVRTTESVRGRSSVADETVVVTGASSGIGRAIAETFVADGADVVICSRTQADVDAVAEELNAADRPGSAFAVECDVTDRDSVASFADATVEEFGGVDVLVNNAGGAGPGAPLHGVEPDDWDGVIEVNLTGTYNVTRAFADALREDGGAVVNTSSMAGRYGVARMGPYSAAKAGVSALTRTLAVEWAGDDVRVNAVEPGFIATPAVREWLGVEEMPERDPVDRTVGTPEEVADAVRFLASDAASFVTGQTLSPTGPPNTFEPPAD, from the coding sequence ATGCCAGACACAGACGCGGTGCGGACGACGGAGTCGGTCCGCGGTCGGTCGAGCGTCGCCGACGAAACGGTCGTCGTGACCGGCGCCTCCAGCGGTATCGGTCGCGCAATCGCGGAGACGTTCGTCGCGGACGGCGCGGACGTGGTCATCTGCTCTCGGACGCAGGCGGACGTCGACGCCGTCGCCGAGGAACTGAACGCCGCCGACCGTCCCGGGTCGGCTTTCGCCGTCGAGTGCGACGTGACCGACAGGGACTCGGTGGCGTCGTTCGCCGACGCGACCGTCGAGGAGTTCGGCGGCGTGGACGTCCTCGTGAACAACGCGGGCGGGGCCGGCCCCGGCGCTCCCCTTCACGGAGTCGAACCCGACGACTGGGACGGCGTTATCGAGGTGAACCTCACCGGGACGTACAACGTCACCCGCGCGTTCGCCGACGCACTCCGCGAAGACGGCGGCGCGGTGGTCAACACCTCCAGCATGGCCGGTCGCTACGGCGTCGCGAGGATGGGCCCCTACAGCGCCGCGAAGGCGGGCGTGAGCGCCCTCACGCGGACGCTCGCCGTCGAGTGGGCCGGCGACGACGTTCGCGTGAACGCGGTCGAACCGGGGTTCATCGCGACGCCGGCGGTGCGGGAGTGGCTCGGCGTCGAGGAGATGCCGGAGCGAGACCCGGTGGACAGGACGGTCGGCACGCCGGAGGAGGTGGCCGACGCCGTCCGCTTTCTCGCCAGCGACGCCGCGTCGTTCGTCACCGGACAGACGCTCTCGCCGACGGGACCGCCGAACACCTTCGAACCGCCGGCGGACTAA
- a CDS encoding ATP-binding protein — MSNRALEVVEFLLTAHLYTENRGLDENDLPPRYRRVFWAEPDDDADTDENAPIGIERPLVVTESTARKATGVEHPWDAVSDLLFTQREEFSGRISLTQPEMATEWFLDRAERDRLETNPTIAATVEDRGDVDVTHAEAREHTRPIQADRVWIDSLLDEYFDEEEDAEMLDLVQVRAPEEIEMTLQDLVLTQDQEGEIQKLMKAIEHREYLAEIGLREIGKILFVGPPGTGKTTVTRALAHELGLPFVEVKLSMITSQYLGETAKNVEKTFEVAKRLSPCILFIDEFDSVAKTRRSDEHAALKRAVNTLLKSIDDISLIRDEVILIGATNHPDQLDSAAWRRFDEIVNFPKPDRDMRADILRIITRRMDVAEFDPESVADRTEGLTGSDLRMVMREAVLEALTEERMSLTQEDILDAVEDFEERDNLKNMDMMSDGEQLVAGDGGAHDHDHDHSHDHD; from the coding sequence ATGAGTAATCGGGCTCTCGAGGTAGTCGAATTTCTCCTCACGGCTCATCTCTACACGGAAAACCGGGGGTTGGACGAGAACGACCTGCCGCCGCGGTACCGCCGAGTGTTCTGGGCGGAACCGGACGATGACGCCGACACTGATGAGAACGCCCCAATCGGTATCGAACGACCCCTCGTCGTTACCGAGAGTACGGCGAGGAAAGCAACCGGCGTCGAGCATCCGTGGGACGCCGTCTCCGACCTGCTGTTCACGCAGCGCGAGGAGTTCTCCGGGCGCATCTCGCTGACGCAACCCGAGATGGCGACCGAGTGGTTCTTAGACCGGGCCGAACGCGACCGGTTGGAGACGAACCCCACCATCGCGGCGACCGTCGAGGACCGCGGCGACGTGGACGTGACCCACGCCGAGGCGCGGGAGCACACCCGGCCGATTCAGGCCGACCGCGTCTGGATAGACAGCCTCCTCGACGAGTACTTCGACGAGGAGGAGGACGCGGAGATGCTCGACTTGGTGCAGGTCCGCGCGCCGGAGGAGATAGAGATGACCCTTCAGGACTTGGTCCTCACGCAGGACCAAGAGGGCGAGATACAGAAGCTGATGAAGGCAATCGAACACCGCGAGTACCTCGCGGAGATCGGCCTCCGCGAGATAGGGAAGATACTGTTCGTCGGGCCGCCGGGCACCGGGAAGACCACCGTCACCCGCGCTCTCGCCCACGAACTCGGGCTCCCGTTCGTCGAGGTGAAGCTCTCGATGATAACGAGCCAGTATCTCGGGGAGACGGCCAAGAACGTCGAGAAGACGTTCGAGGTGGCCAAGCGACTGTCGCCCTGTATCCTCTTCATCGACGAGTTCGACTCCGTGGCGAAGACCCGCCGGTCGGACGAGCACGCGGCGCTCAAGCGGGCGGTCAACACCTTGCTGAAGAGCATCGACGACATCTCGCTCATCCGCGACGAGGTCATCCTCATCGGCGCGACCAATCACCCGGACCAACTCGACTCCGCGGCGTGGCGTCGCTTCGACGAGATCGTGAACTTCCCGAAACCGGACCGCGACATGCGCGCGGACATCCTCCGCATCATCACCAGACGGATGGACGTCGCGGAGTTCGACCCCGAATCCGTCGCCGACCGGACGGAGGGCCTCACCGGCTCTGACCTCCGGATGGTGATGCGGGAAGCCGTCCTCGAAGCCCTCACCGAAGAGCGGATGTCGCTCACGCAGGAGGACATCTTGGACGCCGTCGAGGACTTCGAGGAGCGAGACAACCTGAAGAACATGGACATGATGTCCGACGGCGAGCAGTTGGTCGCGGGCGACGGCGGCGCTCACGACCACGACCACGACCACAGTCACGACCACGACTGA
- a CDS encoding DUF5787 family protein, whose product MPASDDRTREFAFELALCAHLEAETEWLPARQLGAAVVAPGRRIVDICAVVPGPRFDERTAITADTIPTRAIESDVGVGEAVYWRDAFDCSREAARTAVDRAVESGFFERERRGAREYVRRTTRYPEEWFAELVGVENKPDLDAPGALERQLRTDVSLGLFDRVVLATESYVTRAHLNRLPEEAGVWRFDPETGDRTVVREPTPLRTDRPGVELVEERPLRTDVAVVSAAEKARARRRLAERAYGKGWRTYEFPACARADATADGRPRCSHFGRVVDPARECGADCPAREDGDAPDADVAALRDTRTPWVRDPAGVVRRQSGLDRFT is encoded by the coding sequence GTGCCCGCCTCGGACGACCGGACGCGAGAGTTCGCGTTCGAACTCGCGTTGTGCGCCCACCTCGAAGCCGAAACCGAGTGGCTCCCCGCCCGGCAACTCGGCGCGGCAGTCGTCGCTCCCGGCCGCCGCATCGTCGATATCTGCGCCGTCGTCCCGGGCCCGCGGTTCGACGAGCGAACGGCCATCACCGCAGACACCATCCCGACGCGCGCAATCGAGAGCGACGTGGGCGTCGGGGAGGCGGTGTACTGGCGCGACGCCTTCGACTGTTCCCGCGAGGCGGCCCGAACCGCGGTGGACCGCGCCGTCGAGAGCGGATTCTTCGAGCGCGAACGCCGCGGCGCGCGGGAGTACGTGCGCCGGACGACGCGGTACCCCGAGGAGTGGTTCGCCGAACTCGTCGGCGTCGAGAACAAACCCGACTTGGACGCGCCGGGCGCACTCGAACGCCAGTTGCGGACCGACGTGAGTCTCGGCCTCTTCGACCGCGTCGTCCTCGCCACCGAGAGCTACGTCACCCGCGCCCACCTGAACCGCCTGCCCGAGGAGGCGGGCGTCTGGCGGTTCGACCCCGAGACGGGCGACCGGACGGTCGTTCGGGAACCGACGCCCCTGCGGACGGACCGTCCGGGCGTCGAACTCGTCGAGGAACGGCCCCTGCGGACGGACGTGGCCGTCGTCTCCGCCGCGGAGAAGGCCCGCGCGCGCCGGCGACTCGCGGAACGCGCCTACGGCAAGGGCTGGCGGACGTACGAGTTCCCGGCCTGCGCCCGCGCCGACGCGACGGCCGACGGGCGACCCCGTTGTTCGCACTTCGGCCGCGTCGTCGACCCCGCCCGGGAGTGCGGCGCGGACTGCCCGGCGCGCGAGGACGGCGACGCGCCCGACGCGGACGTCGCCGCCCTCCGGGATACCCGGACGCCGTGGGTCCGAGACCCGGCGGGCGTCGTCCGGAGACAGAGCGGACTCGACCGGTTCACCTGA
- a CDS encoding DUF6517 family protein, whose protein sequence is MHPGNERNETDGSGNEGREGWSRRAYLGVAAAAGASALAGCSGQGSTVSAARRPPKVPEGRLDEGGWEQTDDVTDDPAFEQSVGPMTLTAATRTLLYEDTALRERIAEQTLGRADAQLATFFATRATFDPDITSLPAGAGRQQLLDRVESQSQQAFQSRLKQAGLTDVTKTSEETMQVASGAEARLTNFEATYAFDGFSVDLGDRKIAIEGGEITVAGHLAAWIGDGSVLVTGGAYPDENFEREVTKSPSEAISLTVDVDLGLEPETYRDELFGLMKRVR, encoded by the coding sequence ATGCACCCCGGAAACGAACGAAATGAGACTGACGGAAGCGGGAACGAGGGACGAGAGGGATGGAGCAGACGGGCGTACCTCGGCGTCGCGGCCGCCGCGGGCGCGTCCGCGCTCGCCGGCTGTAGCGGGCAGGGGTCGACGGTGAGCGCCGCGCGGCGGCCGCCGAAGGTCCCCGAGGGGCGACTCGACGAGGGCGGGTGGGAGCAGACGGACGACGTGACGGACGACCCGGCGTTCGAGCAGTCCGTCGGGCCGATGACGCTCACCGCCGCCACGCGGACGCTCCTCTACGAGGACACGGCGCTCCGAGAGCGGATAGCCGAGCAGACGCTTGGCCGGGCGGACGCGCAACTGGCGACGTTCTTCGCCACGCGGGCGACGTTCGACCCCGACATCACGAGTCTCCCGGCGGGCGCGGGCCGCCAACAGCTCCTCGACAGGGTCGAATCGCAGTCCCAGCAGGCGTTCCAGTCGCGCCTGAAACAGGCGGGCCTCACGGACGTGACGAAGACCAGCGAGGAGACGATGCAGGTGGCGTCGGGCGCGGAGGCGCGCCTGACTAACTTCGAGGCGACGTACGCGTTCGACGGCTTCTCGGTCGACTTGGGCGACCGGAAGATAGCCATCGAGGGCGGAGAGATAACCGTCGCCGGACACCTCGCGGCGTGGATAGGCGACGGCTCCGTGCTCGTGACGGGCGGGGCCTACCCCGACGAGAACTTCGAGCGGGAGGTGACGAAGTCGCCCTCGGAGGCGATATCGCTCACCGTGGACGTGGACCTCGGCCTCGAACCGGAGACGTACCGCGACGAACTGTTCGGGCTGATGAAGCGGGTTCGGTAG
- a CDS encoding nitrite/sulfite reductase, whose amino-acid sequence MAHKKEKFKEELYGDAVREKILEFAAEGWESIPEDEREEWFTRFKFWGIFHQRTGQEGYFMMRLTNADGRLKPGQLRAIAEVARDYAKGPVSNPEFGNGWLDLTTRQSVQLHWIRLSDVPDIWEKLESAGVSTRSAGGDTMRNIVGCPVAGKDAEELVDTTPLLDRFQEELRGDDALANMPRKFNISVTGCHEGCAQDSINDVGLEPARKEVAGEEVLGFNVRVGGGLGGREPRVARPLDVFVADEDEAYEVVRGFVELYHDHGDRDVRSKNRTRFFVDEEGPETIRELLQEEYVDFELRRAGEDIREEYTYNAGRPPEAGKADHVGVHDQKDGRNYVGLSVPVGRIPAEDAIELADLADEYGSGEVRLTRRQNPLVMDVPDDELDALLAEPLLETYKPEPNPFTRGAVACTGTEFCSLALTETKARMALLLRWLDANVDLPDDAGPVKIHYSGCTADCGQANTADIGLFGMRARKDGQMVEALDIGVGGGVGEDPSFVEWIRQRVPADEAPGAIRNLLEGFAAHREEGQTFREWVESVGTESLVELAEPEETDYEDPYMYDAKQAWYPFAEDDEASSASEAAGTADD is encoded by the coding sequence ATGGCGCATAAGAAAGAGAAATTCAAGGAGGAACTGTACGGCGACGCCGTCCGCGAGAAGATTCTGGAGTTCGCCGCGGAGGGGTGGGAGTCCATCCCCGAGGACGAACGCGAAGAGTGGTTCACCCGGTTCAAGTTCTGGGGCATCTTCCACCAGCGCACCGGGCAGGAAGGGTACTTCATGATGCGGTTGACGAACGCGGACGGTCGCCTGAAACCCGGCCAACTCCGCGCGATAGCCGAGGTGGCCCGCGACTACGCGAAAGGCCCCGTCTCGAACCCCGAGTTCGGAAACGGGTGGCTCGACCTGACGACGCGGCAGTCGGTCCAACTGCACTGGATTCGCCTCTCGGACGTCCCCGACATCTGGGAGAAACTGGAGTCCGCGGGCGTCTCGACGCGTTCGGCCGGCGGCGACACGATGCGCAACATCGTCGGCTGTCCGGTCGCCGGCAAGGACGCCGAGGAACTCGTGGACACGACGCCCCTCTTGGACCGCTTCCAGGAGGAACTCCGCGGCGACGACGCCCTCGCGAACATGCCGCGGAAGTTCAACATCAGCGTCACGGGCTGTCACGAGGGCTGCGCCCAAGACAGCATCAACGACGTGGGACTGGAACCCGCGCGCAAGGAGGTGGCGGGCGAGGAAGTCCTCGGCTTCAACGTCCGCGTCGGCGGCGGCCTCGGCGGCAGGGAACCCCGCGTCGCCCGCCCTCTCGACGTGTTCGTCGCGGACGAAGACGAGGCCTACGAGGTGGTCCGCGGCTTCGTGGAACTGTACCACGACCACGGCGACCGGGACGTTCGCTCGAAGAACCGGACGCGCTTCTTCGTGGACGAAGAGGGTCCCGAGACCATCCGCGAACTGCTTCAGGAGGAGTACGTGGACTTCGAACTCCGACGCGCGGGCGAGGACATCCGCGAGGAGTACACGTACAACGCCGGTCGTCCGCCCGAGGCGGGGAAGGCCGACCACGTCGGCGTCCACGACCAGAAGGACGGGCGGAACTACGTCGGTCTGAGCGTCCCCGTCGGGCGCATCCCCGCCGAGGACGCCATCGAACTCGCCGACTTGGCGGACGAGTACGGCTCCGGCGAGGTTCGACTCACCCGTCGGCAGAACCCCCTCGTGATGGACGTGCCCGACGACGAACTCGACGCCCTACTCGCGGAACCGCTCTTGGAGACGTACAAACCGGAGCCGAACCCGTTCACCCGCGGCGCGGTGGCGTGTACCGGCACGGAGTTCTGCTCGTTGGCGCTGACCGAGACGAAGGCGCGGATGGCGCTTCTGCTCAGGTGGCTCGACGCGAACGTGGACCTGCCGGACGACGCGGGGCCCGTCAAGATCCACTACTCGGGCTGTACCGCCGACTGCGGGCAGGCCAACACCGCCGACATCGGTCTGTTCGGCATGCGCGCCCGGAAGGACGGCCAGATGGTCGAGGCGTTGGACATCGGCGTCGGCGGCGGCGTCGGCGAGGACCCCTCCTTCGTCGAGTGGATTCGCCAACGCGTCCCCGCCGACGAGGCGCCCGGCGCGATACGGAACCTGCTCGAAGGGTTCGCCGCCCACCGCGAGGAGGGCCAGACGTTCCGCGAGTGGGTCGAGTCGGTCGGCACCGAATCCCTCGTGGAACTCGCCGAACCCGAGGAGACGGACTACGAGGACCCGTACATGTACGACGCCAAGCAGGCGTGGTACCCGTTCGCCGAGGACGACGAAGCGTCGTCGGCGAGTGAGGCGGCGGGAACGGCGGACGACTGA
- a CDS encoding DMT family transporter: MNRRLATVGLFGTLATLWGFSFLAISVGLESLEPVLFAAFRYDLGAVLLLGYALASGATWRPADRANVAAVLAGGVFLVGMNAFLFVGQQTVPSGVAAILQSLVPIATSLWALGLLPEERVSPVGAVGIALGFLGVVLIVRPDPANLLGDRVVGRLLILLQVAGVALGGVLVQRARPTLDNAALSGWSMLVGGVLLHAVSVGLGESFSLPATLRTGAAVAYLGVFATAAAFSIYFHLLETQGALETSLVAYLVPVVATVAGVAILDENITPATLLGFLVVFAGFVVLKRRAIAELVSDTAVAVGRAGD, from the coding sequence GTGAACCGCCGCCTCGCCACCGTCGGCCTGTTCGGGACGCTCGCGACCCTCTGGGGGTTCTCCTTTCTCGCCATCTCCGTCGGCCTCGAATCGCTCGAACCGGTGCTGTTCGCGGCGTTCCGCTACGACCTCGGGGCGGTGCTCCTGTTGGGCTACGCCCTCGCAAGCGGCGCGACGTGGCGGCCCGCGGACCGCGCGAACGTCGCGGCCGTCCTCGCGGGCGGCGTCTTCCTCGTCGGGATGAACGCCTTCCTGTTCGTCGGCCAGCAGACGGTTCCGAGCGGGGTGGCCGCCATCCTGCAGAGCCTCGTCCCCATCGCCACGTCGCTGTGGGCGTTGGGGCTCTTGCCGGAGGAACGCGTCTCGCCGGTCGGAGCGGTCGGCATCGCCCTCGGCTTCCTCGGCGTCGTCCTCATCGTCCGGCCGGACCCCGCGAACCTGCTCGGCGACAGAGTCGTCGGCCGACTGCTCATCCTCCTCCAAGTCGCCGGCGTCGCGTTGGGCGGCGTCCTCGTCCAACGGGCGCGCCCGACGCTGGACAACGCCGCGCTCTCGGGGTGGTCGATGCTCGTCGGCGGGGTGCTCCTCCACGCCGTCAGCGTCGGCCTCGGCGAGTCGTTCTCGCTCCCGGCAACCCTCCGAACGGGGGCCGCGGTGGCGTACCTCGGCGTCTTCGCCACCGCCGCCGCCTTCTCCATCTACTTCCACCTACTGGAGACGCAGGGCGCACTCGAAACGTCGCTGGTCGCCTACCTCGTGCCGGTGGTCGCGACAGTCGCCGGCGTGGCGATACTCGACGAGAACATCACGCCCGCGACGCTTTTGGGCTTTCTCGTCGTCTTCGCCGGGTTCGTCGTCCTCAAGCGCCGGGCGATAGCGGAGTTGGTCAGCGACACGGCGGTGGCCGTCGGGCGCGCGGGCGACTGA
- a CDS encoding MBL fold metallo-hydrolase, producing the protein MRVTLLGTGDTTGTPTVGCDCDTCRSARERGVERSRFSVHVENERTDESLLVDFSPDFRHQFLTQDVPLPDAGVVTHVHFDHVDGLGNAYRVFDELPVHAADETDPRTGESVAETVADKYDYLEQVGVYGHAPFESFRVCGLDVTLVPVEHPPLLCYGLAVEDPETGAKLSVSGDTNYAVPEESREVLRDPDLFLADAIVPASLCEHHPLGGKHHDENGVPRTFGTKHMTREGALSLADDLNASETRLVHTAHFYPPDEAFEEPLAVDGEVYDL; encoded by the coding sequence ATGCGGGTCACTCTCCTCGGTACGGGCGATACGACGGGGACGCCGACCGTCGGGTGCGACTGCGACACCTGCCGGTCGGCGCGAGAACGCGGCGTCGAGCGCAGTCGCTTCTCCGTCCACGTCGAGAACGAGCGAACCGACGAGTCGTTGCTGGTGGATTTCAGCCCGGACTTCCGGCACCAGTTCCTGACGCAGGACGTTCCGCTCCCGGACGCGGGCGTCGTGACGCACGTCCACTTCGACCACGTGGACGGCCTCGGGAACGCCTACCGGGTCTTCGACGAGTTGCCCGTCCACGCGGCCGACGAGACGGACCCGCGGACGGGCGAGAGCGTCGCCGAGACGGTCGCAGACAAGTACGACTACCTCGAACAGGTCGGCGTCTACGGGCACGCGCCGTTCGAGTCGTTCCGCGTCTGCGGCCTCGACGTGACCCTCGTCCCCGTCGAACACCCGCCGCTTCTCTGTTACGGACTCGCAGTCGAAGACCCCGAGACGGGCGCGAAGCTCTCCGTATCGGGCGATACGAACTACGCCGTCCCCGAGGAGTCCCGCGAGGTGCTCCGCGACCCGGACCTCTTTCTCGCGGACGCCATCGTCCCGGCGTCGCTCTGCGAACACCACCCCCTCGGCGGGAAACACCACGACGAAAACGGCGTCCCGCGCACGTTCGGGACGAAGCACATGACCAGAGAGGGCGCGCTCTCCCTGGCCGACGACCTGAACGCCTCGGAGACCCGTCTCGTCCACACGGCGCACTTCTACCCGCCCGACGAGGCGTTCGAGGAACCCCTCGCCGTGGACGGCGAGGTGTACGACCTCTGA